Within Spinacia oleracea cultivar Varoflay chromosome 4, BTI_SOV_V1, whole genome shotgun sequence, the genomic segment attttGTCCAGTAGAATTTAAATACGTGAATCCAAATCTAAGatagaaaatattatttatgGTACTAGTTCAATAGAATTTTATATGAAAGCAGTTACCAAAATATACTTTGTAATGATTGTACACTTTAGCATGTTGAATCATTCTTTTTCATCTTCATGCgacaacccaaaaaaaaaaaaaaaaaaggtatggaTCCGCCAAAAGTACTTTTTATGTAGGAGGAGCTCTACAAATTTCCACTTTTTATGTATAAAATATTgcacaatcaattaacaatacTAATCCAAAACTTTGGTCTTTGGTGGATGATTATACCCATAATAACCAAAGAACACATATGCAATATATCTTTCTctgaaacaaataaaatattgtAGAAAATTGTCAAAAGCAAGGTGAGCACTTGAGAAGTTATATTTCCCTTGTATTTTCAATTCTCTTATATTTTAACTTCTTAGGAATAGAGTATTTTTGTTTGGTTGATCGTAGGAAGTTAGAATTCCCATAGAAAGTTATACTTAGCTAGGGAGGACTAGGTAAGTAACTTCCCCCGTTTTAGGGGAAGTAAAACTTCTTAGGAAGTTTTACACTTCCTATGaacatgtcaaccaaacaacctcTTTGCTCTTCACTTCTTAGGAATAAAACTTTCTATGTATTAGAATTTCAACCAAATTAGCCCCAACAAAAGGACCTCCGTACATAGGCACATAGCAACTTTGTAAGGCGAGGAAATCTTCAATATTTAAAGGTGATATATATAGGGCCTGAAAGCAACAAATTGGATTGCTTATTCACAAAGGACATTTTGATTACTTTGGATTCATGATGTTTGGCTTTTGACTCCAGAGACAAcccaaaagttttttttttcctaattgGAAAAACCAACCCAAAGTTCTACTCCAGTATGTGTTTTATTTTTAAGAATAACTTTGATATTTGTCAAAAGAGACatgtttgtaatttgtaaaagtCTCAAGTTATTAGCTTACTATTGGAGTAATTTTGATAAACtagtttgaagaaaatggaaaaGTGAAACACAATTAAATATCAAGCTAGTTTGACAAATTACGTTGTCATTGGCCACGAACTAGCTAGAAAGAAAACTACCTTAAAAGCTTATGTGGCATGTCAAACTAATTTGACAATTAACTTACCATTGAAGTTGCTCTAACAATAACTCTATGAGCACTTATTAAATCTGCCTTTGATATTTCTAATTTTCTATCACTTTTAAATCTTAAATTTAATGTAAATCTTTAGAAGAAGTGTAAGAAATTTCAAGAAATTTTTTCCTTTTAGTTAAATAGATTGCCAATGTAAGTCATTGGAGTAGGCCGGTATTCTATGAGAACGAAATACACATACCATTAGATATCAACATTAAAGAAaataactagattttagcccgtgcgatgcacggtttctattaaattgttacgttaaaataaaactcctatatatatcaacttctatattttataattagattagattggtttttttttttttggattaaatttcattttagatttactttttaattattatagtgtttgattttggatgaaattgtatataagaaatattaataattaattaataaaaatatctacgtggcacctaattatttatctacgtggcattcgactttttaattcaaaaataattttgaagtctgatttttcattggccgaaaccattggatttcctacgtggcgctttaatattggattaatattgattttggattgatacgtggcacctaattatttatctacgtggcattcgactttttaattcaaaaataattttgaagtcttatttttcattggccgaaaccattagatttcctacgtgccGCTCTAacattggattaatgtttgattttggattgatacgtggcacctaattatttatctacgtggcattcgactttttaattcaaaaataattttgaagtcttatttttcattagccggaaccattagatttcctacgtggcgctctaatgttggattaatgtttgattttgggttgaattttattttagattagtgtttgatttttgatttaattttattttagatttatattttaattattagagcgtttgattttggatggaattgtatatattagtaattaattaattaacttaaatatctacgtggcacctaattaattatctacgtgacactcgattttttttaattcaaatataaaTTATagatcttatttttcattggccgaaaccattagtaatcctaggtggcgctctaatatttcagcaaatatgcctatatatatatatatatatatattagattatctGATTAGAAAATACAATGATTTGATTAGAGAGTATaactaataataaaaataatattaaaaataatagtAACACATATATAACTTTAAATCAGAATACGTAACTATTTGATTTAAGATTATAACTAAATGGTAagaaatctatactaatatattaaaaggcgttgtggaaaatgtatatgtgtcacgtagtactCTTCTCACGCCACATCATCCATTCACCATGTATTATGTaatggacaaccaaaaatcaatacaatgagaTTCGAACACTAGACCTCCAGTTTGGatgataattctcattaccatcttaaccaaccaccaattgtggttatctcttcacattaatttataaataaatgttcacatgaaatctaaaacaaataaattttatgtgactttttaatttctatggactattttgaaaaggaaaaaaaattaaagcattatgacaaccatgaagaaacctgatgtcataagtctcataagaatCAACTATAGGATTGTCTTACATAGCtgcatatatatctaatttggtgtgtATTAATTTGACGCACTTAATTCCACgagaaaataaattatacaaattgtaagatgatatgattgaaaacttacttgccatgataaatgacttagcGTGCCTGTGTAGTTGACGAAATTAACGGATATTTTTCATTCTAGAGAATacaagtattttggtcaaatattgagctcaagaaaaatctaaaactttagttattcaatgtagcaaccggggcatcgcccgggccacacactagttagtTATAAAAACGTGACAAACAAGTTATAGTTATAATTAATGCATTTATCAACACTCTAATCTAAtataattcatccaaaatcaaataattaattaattactaatatatacaatttcttccaaaatcaaacactcaaataattaaaaaataaatctaaataaaattcatccaaaatcaaacactaatctaaaataaaattcaatccaaaatcaaacactaatccaatattagagtgccacataggaaatctaatggtttcggccaatgaaaaataagatttccaaattatttttgaattaaaaaagtcgagtgccacgtagataataattaggtgccgcgtaaatatttttattaattaattaattactaatattacacatatacaacttcatccaaaatcaaactaattaaaaaataaatctaaaatgaaattcaattcaaaatcaaaaactaatctaatataatatataaaatataacaaGTACGTTCATATGTACTTCGTATAAGAGTTTTATTTAGACTtgacaatttaataaaattcgtgTATCGCACATTCGCacaggctaaaatctagttaataaataaaataaatccaaATAAAACGAGTTTACAAATTATGTAGAACCATCCTAATTGAGGATAATATTATCGTTACTATGATTCTATGAATGTTAATTTAAGAAATAAGACCTTAGGTTATGTCAATCACGATTGCTAAAATAGTCAAACACAAGATTGCCAATATCGAACTCCCATCTCATCGTTGGTCCCCACATTCTTCCCAATCACcataattattttaatgtattttTCAACATTAAGCGCCAACTGTATCTTATCTTCTTCAACTTTGGTCAAATTACATGTTACATTCTCCAATTCTCATGTTAAACACCAACATTCAACATCCAATCATGATCTAGTCAAAACCTCACGATTCACCCAGAACCCGCCACGTGTGCATGTGTAGCTGGCTTTCCATAAGCACGTAGCACACAATCATTTTAATTGGGTCCCACATGGATGTTTTTTGGTTCCCCCTTTAAAAAAGACTTAGTAGtactaattattattttttcatatgaaattaaataaaatttgtCATCTTTTTGTAGAAATTTTAAGATAATTAAGCCCATAAGTTGGGAAATTGATGAAGTAATTTCATCAGATCTTCTGCAAttctgaagaagaagaagaaagatgtTTGGTGTTGCAAAGAAATTGCATGAATCAACACCATTTGATACAAGCACAGTGATCTCAATTACTGTGTTCATAAGCTTAATTTGTTTGTGTATTATTATTGGTCATTTGCTCGAGAAAAATCGTTGGGCCAATGAATCAATCGCCTCCCTTCTTCTTGTAAGTTGAATTTAATTGAAGTTTTAATCTTTAATTTATTGTTCTTGGGTGGTGAATTTTTGTGGTTTTTCTGTAGAATTTTATTACAATTTGTGGGTTTGTTTGTTTGGTCGATTTTTCGGATTAGTACATAAAATTCAAACTTTTGAATTTGTTGTTTGGGTGTAGAGTTTAAGTGGAACTTTTGGATTTTGATTCCTGGTTATTTATGATTGTATTGTTGATTTTTTATTAGTACCCTATAAATAGAAATTTGTTGTGCccacttgaaagtttgaatctttatTGCTGTTTTGAGCTTAGAACTTGGAACTTAGTTgggttttattttggatttgAAGTCCTGGTTAGTTGTTATTCGGTTGGTGCCTTAAAATAGAAAGTCATTATTCTTTGTTGCTTGATTGATTTCCTCCTTGTTCAAGTGTTCAACAATATTGGTTACCAATGGGAATTGAGTAAGTCAAATGTTGTTGGTTTCCAAATAGTCCAATTGCCTTATAGAATACAGAGTGGCGAATTCGCAACTGGCTAGACTGCATACAGATGAAATGGTCTCTTAGGGTAGGGGCTATTAGGTTTTTAATTTAAGATTAATTTCGGTCTTCCCAACACTGGAATTACCTTTATACGGTTCGTGATTAAAAATAGGGATGCCTTTGGGACGGGGTGGGAATGGAGGATCAAATTAGGTCAACCTAACAGCCTTTACCTTTTAGTTGAGTCTTGAATGTGGTAGCAGTCTAGCAGATATATAGATAATTTATTGAGTGAGTGCGACGACGACGACTACTTGGCAACAATAGTTAGCACAGGAAGTTCAAGTGAGACATTTGGTTTAGTTCTTTATAATTTGAAAGTGAATTAGGGATCATCAAAACTCTTTATGTTACTGAAAATGGCGGagtatattttctttttttggtttCAATTGGCAATGCACCCAAAATATTTCTTGACCATCTTTTGGTTGGTTATTGTGATCTgtgttttgattgaaaattatgATGCAGTTGCCTGGTTAGGTGGTGTGGAATTTTTGGATTTGAATAGCCTGTTTGCGTATTCATGTCTGATGGTATTATTTTGTTTATGGTCTGTGATCAACCTTAATATTTGAAGGGCATAGTGTCTGGAGGAGTTGTACTATTGATACATAAAGGCCAGAACTCACGCATACTTGTGTTCAATGAAGAGTTGTTCTTCATTTACCTGCTTCCACCAATCATTTTCAATGCTGGGTAAGCTCTCTTTTCCGGTTATGCTTGGTTAGGACTTTATGTCTTGTACTTGTATCATATGTTACTTAAGCACTTTGATTTGACGCATTTACTATGGTTTCACATCCAAATGCTTCATGTACAGTGCTCTGTGCATAAGTTAAAAACTACCAGGTTGAATCCTAACTTGGACTcctttaattaattaagatcTTTGGAAGTAGGCAGTGTGCCTAACATGCTGGGATTATATGAATATAATGCATGAAATATCTAGAACAGACATAATTTTGTCTGTGATTTTGGATATTTGCAGGTTTCAGGTTAAGAAAAAGCAGTTTTTCAAGAATTTCTCAACTATATTGTCTTTTGGGGTGCTGGGTACACTAATATCATTCTGCCTTGTATCATCAGGTAAGACTGCTGATATATCAGGCCATTGTGTGTTCGCTTTTGTCAAGTAGTTCTTTGCATCTCCTCGCCTCAGTTTTCTTGCGAGGGAGGTGGGGGAGGGGGTACATGAAAGTGCCGTTTCTATTTCTTTTATTAATGAAAAATATTCAGTTGACGTAGTATGCTCCATATCTACTGGTTACATCATAGCGTTCTGTCCTTCACATTATCAAATTGCATTGTATTTATGGAATCTTATTGCCATCTTTTTAATGCTTTCCAATATTCCATTAGTAGGGAACAATCCAACGAAAATATTTACTAGATATGAGTCTATTCATTTTATTATGATCCCGAAAACCCGTAAATAGAAAAAGATCCTGTAAACCATTAAATTTATGACATTTGATCTAAAATGCACAATGATTGTTGTCAACACTGTACGGGATGCACTATCGTACTTTGTAGGTCTTGAGTCTTGATTCTTGAGTCTGTCTGATCAGTACTTTAGATGAAGTCAGATTGGATTTCCAACATTCGATTCTTATTATCTCATTTATAAATGGATGCTGACCACCCTGCCAGATAGATTCAATTAACTTATGCTTATATCTGAAGTCCTATTCTTATTTGGAATCTTTCAGGTGTACTATTTCTGTTGAAGAAGATTGGTTTGACGCAGCTTAGTACTAATGACTATCTGGGTAATTCATTACAAAAGATTTAAGAAGTTTCAATATTCTTCATATCGTAATTCATTACAAAAGATTTAAGAAGTTTCAATATTCTTCATATCCCCATCATAGGCTAATCTAGCTTGATTTCTCTGCAGCCCTTGGTGCCATATTGTCCGCAACAGATTCCGTCTGTACTTTGCAGGTATGCAAGCAAATGAAAGAGAATTCATGATGATTGGTACGTAATCTGTTCTACTGACGTATGATCTTTTTTGCACTTGATAGGTCCTAAATCAGGATGACACACCCCTTCTTTACAGTATTGTATTTGGAGAAGGAGTTGTAAATGATGCAACCTCCATTGTACTTTTCAATGCAGTCCAATCACTTGATTTAAGCAACCTCAGTTCCATGACTGCCCTAGCATTGTTGGGGACCTTCTTGTACCTGTTTGTCACCAGCACGCTTCTTGGCGTTTTTGTAAGTCATAAACTTTCGACTCATTTTGAAATACCATGCTCAGCTGCCCATCATCAAGGTCTTGCATGAGTTGCTTATTAAATTTGAATGCCAAATCTTTTGAACCAAACTGTAAGACCTTTTTCTATATAATGCAACATTTAATGTCATTTTTTACAATGAATAATAATAGGTCAAGAGAGTATTAAATGACGTGCTTTATAGGTTGAaaagtctttatttttattttatgcaATCGTTATCTAACTTGTATTCTGTGAACACAGGTGGGTCTGTTGAGTGCTTTTATCATAAAGAAGCTCTACATTGGAAGGTGACTGAACTAACATTTAATATCTCTTTGTCATGTATTTGCTTGTTAGACTGTCTTGGCTGTCCTCTTATCAATCAAACTAAAGGTCCAACCCTCCTCCAACCCCCCCCCCACCAACCCAAATTTCAACAAGTCCAAAGGTGGATAACTTTCCAAGATGCATTAATTTGTACACTTttctttcaagttcaaacaacaAAGGCTGGCTAGTTCTCTAtctcataaatcataatgaaccATAATACTAGTTTAGTTGTTATCAAATAGGGGAACTCAAAATAATAGGAACAGTGCAACGAAAAATGAGACGATGTTTTGGTCTGTATATATTACATCATTTTGGtgatactagttgttggaccgtgtGCTAACGCGCACGATCCCACAAGGTATACAAATTtattttgcaaaaatgttacaTAATAAAGACTGATATTTACAAATTTACGTTAAATGCTAGAAAAAAATGCCAAAGTTCGATTTGCATGTAATTAATAATATGAAATTATACATAAGTTTACTATATTTGTGTCATTGATATAGTAGCATTCCACAAGTAACATTGATAGGAGAGACGAGAGGGCGGAGAAAGCTAGGTTAGAAAGAGTGACGAGAGAAATTTGGTGGAATGGGTTATTGGGTTGCCaacaaaaggaagaagaaaagacaaaagagaaaaaaagggAGACAAATGGTAACAAGATGGCCAAGGGTATTATTGTCCCCACACTATtgataagaataagacaaaaaaaaattaaggcacAAAATGAGGGTAAAATAGTAAGTGCACTATTAGGTGAATAGTAATAGAAGTTCaaggctttataagtgttaggatatgTTATTAATACAGTCTGTACAGTTGTACTCCACTTAAGCTCAAAGTTAGTGCTGGAGACTAAATGTTTTTTTAATCCATAAAAAGACCTTTGACCCATATTTTCAGTTTTCCACTAATTtcttttatacggagtattttattttattaacttCACGTCTTCACCTTTCATCATAAGCCCAAATATTATTCATACGGAGTAGTAAAGGAACGGAGGGAACCAAActagaaaacattaaaaaaatttgGTTCAAAGAGTTATTTCATTAAGATTCAAGGTATATTATCAGTCTGGTGAATTTCTCAACTCCAGTAGGTGTGGCCTTTTTAAAGCTGCACCTTGTCGAGATGTTGGTATATTCAGATTTCATCCAATTTTTGTGTTATTTGTTGTCagtttaacaaatttgatgcATCATGCATGtatgatgtttttttttttgtcattctGTCAGTAGGAGTTTGATTATCTTGGGGTAGAAAGATTATAAGGATAAAGGCATGTTGAAAACAGCATATATTTGGATAATGACATTGTATAATTAAGTGAAGCTATGTTGGATATGGTGTTTTGTGCATAGACTAAAAGACGATTGTCATAATTCCATTATATTTGGATAATGACATTGTATAATTAAGTGAAGCTTAGCATAATGTCAGTCTCCAAGAAAACCAGTGGGTTTGAGGTGAAACCTAGGTAGCACAGAGAAACTTATAAAATTGTGTATCATGTGTCCGTTACTCTAGACACCAAATTTTCTCAGACTCACCATGTTTAATAACtaaatacgaagtattttttttaatttatcctttttcaTGTCATATTTTACCCTTCCTTATTTCTGTACATATCACTAAAGTGCCTAAGATTCATGGGCTACTTTTCGGTGGTTGGAACGTGTGGTACACATCAtgcactcttgcctattggtgACTTTGGTGTGAGAGTGCAAGTTGTGCGCAATTGATATTGTTCCACATGTTATTAAGATGCTTTCAATTGGATTTTCTCTATGATAATATCATTTCTCAAATTCTGGCAGACATTCTACGGATCGTGAAATTGCGCTCATGATGCTTATGGCTTATTTGTCTTACATGATAGCTGAGGTACAAACTATAAACACTAGCCCATTGTTGTTCATCGTTTGACAAACTATGCATTATTCTTTTTCCCATTTTGCTCCCACGCTGTTGTAATAGAATGCATAAAACATAAAGTTGAAATAAAGAAGAGACTTGTGGAAAGGTTGATTGTCAATTGTATGCTGCACATTTTCAGATGACTGTGGGGCTGACACCCCCTAAGCAAAACTAACAGAATATAACTCTCATCAATGTTCATCATGCATTCATGCCTTCCCTTTCCCTAAACCCCTCTATATATGGACTAACTAACTCCCCTGTTCTTGTTGCTCAAGCTACCTCTAACTAATTATAATGACACTTCCTATGTGCCCTTCCCCTTACCCATATCACAGCTGTATTCTCTTTGTTATTTAGGGTTCCTTCACCCTACACTTACCTAAATCTAAGTTTGCCAGATCTTTTTTCTTAAGATACTTTGGAGAGGAAAATCATATTGTTGAATAGTATACATCAAAGTTCTTCAAAAATTTGGCTGTCGTAAAATTTCAGTTTCCTTGCGACAGAGAAATAATGTACCTTGAGTGGGGATTTGCATTGACTCCTTAGCTTTCAGAGTTATCATATTTCTGTTCTGTCAACTGCTTTAGTTTTGTTTACTCCGTCCGTTTCAAAATACAGGTTTAAGGTTATTGCCAAAAGTTCAAGAATAGTTACAGCCTTATGTTTTTTAAAGTGACTAATTTTATTATAATGGCATCTAAGAACAAGTAATATTATGAAAACAAAAGGTCCAAAATAGTTGGTGAAAGAGATGGATAATAAGTATGAAGTAGAGGGAGCATTCTGGATCCTTGAAATTATAATAGTCGGAAATTATCTGTGAATTAGATTCTCTCAACAGAAAGCGTCCAGGGAATTACATGAAGAGCACATTGTACTTTGAGATACCTCTGATAACAAGACAGGTTAAAAGAACTGGGATATCTTTATCACAGTTTTACTAGCAATATGCAAGGCACTTTTAGCCGAGATAGAACCGTCTAGAAAATATTTTATCCAATTTTTTCTTTAACAAAATGTTGTTGAGTTTGTAACTCGAATATTTGTTGTTTCTCTAGAACTTTGTTTTAATATGTTAACTAAATTACATAAAATCATTATATTATTAGTTTTATTGCAGGCTAAAAAAAtagcgttttttttttttttgcagcttATGGATCTTAGTGGTATTTTGACAGTATTTTTTTGCGGTGTTGTCATGTCACATTACACATGGCACAATGTATCAGAAAGCTCAAGGATAACTGCCAAGTAAGAGATTGTGAATCCTTCATAATCATAATAGTCTTCTTAATACGAAGTTCATACTTTGTACCCTTCCAGTTTCCAAATAACGTAGAAGTTTGGTTGTTGTCTGGTTGCTCTAGAAGATTTTGTGCTTTTCCCTGTGTAGATATCAGTAAATCACACTAACAGTCGTAATACTTCAAACAGTGTTCATTGCCCAGTTTCTGACATAATAGGAGCattcaatcattttaagaatcCCGAAATGTGTTCTTCATACTGCACGATGATATAGCTGCAATATCATCTGAGTCATTTGACTACTTAAAGTCCTAAATGAGCTAGAATATTGTGGGAAAGCTCTTGTTGGGTAAATTTAATGGTTGTAAGAGGGTAGGGGACGGGTAGGTTGGAGTTGTAGGAGTAAAGGACATGTCGAAAGAAGAAACACTCATGTTCCTCTCTACCTCCACCATTTTAAATAAGGATCAAACATGGGAAAGAGGGATGACGTATTTACAATCAGTCCAATTTCCATGCCATCGAATCAACTATTTTGGCAAATGGTCATGTTTAAAAAGAAACAGAAACTGCATGATACAATGTGGTTTGAGATAATTTGACGATTAACAGGAAAAAGGTTTAAAAGCTGACAATTTGACTTAATTGAGTATATGTCATGGCAATCTATGAAATAAGTCTTAATCTTTTTGCAGCTTTGCTAATTACGAGATGGACGCGTATTCTGATCCTAATGCTTATCATGTGATTGCAGGCATGCTTTTGCAACAATGTCGTTTATATCAGAAACTTTTATCTTTTTGTATGTTGGTATGGATACACTAGACATTGACAAATGGAAGGAGAGCAGTTCGAGGTATGTTTATGCTGAACCCGTTTCCATTTTGTAGGCTTCTAATCCATAGTTAAAATTGTAGTCAAGACCATGCCTGCAGAATCTCAAGGAATATACATGATGTTAAAGTCCTTTAGACAATTTTCTTAACTTCATCTTTGGTTTACATTAGTGTATCTGActtctttaataaaaaaattgttgaAGGAAAGATCTCAAGAATAGTATCTTAATTTGAATAGCAAGGCACGTGTATACACTGTATAGTATCAGATATTTTGTGCACGTATATTGATGTATTCATTAATGCCAGAATAGTTCCATCTAATCCTTCTTAACTACATGTACGAAAGTTGCAGACTTCTGTTTATGCATTTTGAAACTACATCTCTAAACTTGTATTGAACAAGAAATGTCTTTGATCTTCATTAGTGAAATTAATTCCATAGTTCAGGAAAGTTTCTATCAATCCAGTACATAACCAATCATCGTTTTGTACAAAGACCGTTTGATTAGGTGTTCGAGTTTCTTATCGCTTGTTTCCTAGGGGTTTTCTATCATATATTCAAGGATGTTTTACTTCAAGGAGTTTGCTATTATTTATTTAGGAATGCTTACGGTAGTACCTTCTCTGCCAAGGAAGAATTTGCATGTGTAATAGTGAACATTAGGAGAAAGTGTGGAAGATAATGTCAAGAATATCTCTTGATATTATTTTCATGATCGTATTTAGCACAAATCACAGCTTCGACTTTATGAATATCTTCCTAGGAGAATATATCCCCTTGATTGTGCAAATCGATCATAACCCATTGATTGTGCATATAATATCCCATTGGTTCTGTAAACTATATCCTTTTACTTTGGATATTATTAACCTTCCCTTAGCTTGTACATATCGTACATATTTAGCTACCCTTTGTAATCATACATAGGGTGTGATATTAATCAATGAAATACACTCAATCTCTATACGTGGTATCTCAGCAAGTTCAATATTACCATTTTTTCCCTTTCAAACACTTCTCTTAATGGCCAACAACACCATCCCTAATGAAGTTGAACCATCAAATTTCTGTTGTCTATCTCTCGAACATGCTCAAACTCACCAATACCAATTACTCACGTACAAGCTACAACTTGAAGTCACCCTTGTCGGCTATGGCCTCTacaaaattactccctccgtcccttagtactcACCCCGGTTTTCTGTAATTGCATGCATGTTGGCTTTAATAAGTTTGGCATGGTCTCGGGAGTGACGTGCAAAGGTATGGGCGAGGATGTCCAATGCTTCTTTGGTTGCTCCAGAAATGCAAAGAACAATGAATGAGTCTAAGGTACCAATCAAGGCGCCGAAGAGCAATTTGTCTTGCCGAACCCAAGTAGTGTGGGTTGG encodes:
- the LOC110780906 gene encoding sodium/hydrogen exchanger 1, whose amino-acid sequence is MFGVAKKLHESTPFDTSTVISITVFISLICLCIIIGHLLEKNRWANESIASLLLGIVSGGVVLLIHKGQNSRILVFNEELFFIYLLPPIIFNAGFQVKKKQFFKNFSTILSFGVLGTLISFCLVSSGVLFLLKKIGLTQLSTNDYLALGAILSATDSVCTLQVLNQDDTPLLYSIVFGEGVVNDATSIVLFNAVQSLDLSNLSSMTALALLGTFLYLFVTSTLLGVFVGLLSAFIIKKLYIGRHSTDREIALMMLMAYLSYMIAELMDLSGILTVFFCGVVMSHYTWHNVSESSRITAKHAFATMSFISETFIFLYVGMDTLDIDKWKESSSSAGTYLAVSSAMLALVLIGRAAFIFPLASILNYMKRDSDKKIDLSTQFIVWWAGLMRGAVTVALSYNAFSGSGEVSNERSLMISCTIIVVLFSTLLFGTVTKPLIRAILGAPRHAVSYASDIPSLEYLDFPFLEIQDNQEANVNGGEGEGEGEGEPQRRRGFSLLMKYPTGAVHHIWRKFDDKFMRPVFGGRGFVPYEPASPTGAAETTHEH